A window of the Anaerolineae bacterium genome harbors these coding sequences:
- a CDS encoding putative sulfate exporter family transporter, which yields MTTSVTSAPESKSVFSRTPGLIVGLILVILFAFIIAELDAGISVWFESRGIDKNPFEYPLVAAILGLMVNGILRATKTHDFVAPAIKTEFFLKVGLVLMGSKVAFGEIMAKGFGGLIQGLIMVTAVFFFTWWLATKMNIGETLKAVMATAVAICGVSAAIAAAGSVLAKKEEITYITALVIFTALPLMVIMPWLGGLMGLSPTVAGAWFGGNIDTTAAVVGAGTMYGPEAQQVAAIVKMAQNVLIGVVAFVLALYFVMVVERRPEERPSAAIIWHRFPKFVLGFILLSILTSVNLFSKEQISLLSLYSKWFFALAFFCIGLELSTKEIGKMGWPPVIVYLAATVFNTCLALLAAWIIFGVFGF from the coding sequence ATGACCACATCAGTTACTTCAGCGCCTGAGAGCAAGTCTGTTTTTTCAAGGACACCAGGCCTGATTGTGGGGCTGATTTTAGTTATTCTTTTTGCCTTTATCATCGCCGAACTGGATGCCGGGATTTCGGTCTGGTTCGAGAGCCGGGGCATTGACAAGAATCCCTTTGAATATCCGTTGGTGGCGGCTATTCTGGGCTTGATGGTCAACGGCATTTTGCGGGCAACCAAAACCCACGATTTTGTGGCCCCGGCCATCAAAACCGAGTTCTTCCTCAAGGTCGGTCTGGTCTTGATGGGGTCTAAGGTGGCTTTTGGCGAGATTATGGCCAAAGGCTTTGGCGGCCTGATTCAGGGCCTCATCATGGTCACGGCGGTCTTTTTCTTCACCTGGTGGCTGGCCACCAAGATGAACATTGGCGAAACCCTCAAGGCGGTCATGGCCACCGCGGTGGCGATTTGTGGCGTCTCCGCCGCAATTGCGGCAGCCGGTTCGGTGCTGGCCAAAAAAGAGGAAATCACCTACATTACTGCGCTGGTCATCTTCACCGCGCTACCCTTAATGGTGATTATGCCCTGGTTGGGCGGTTTGATGGGGCTGTCGCCTACCGTAGCCGGGGCCTGGTTTGGCGGCAATATTGACACAACTGCCGCTGTGGTGGGGGCCGGAACGATGTATGGCCCGGAAGCGCAGCAGGTAGCCGCTATTGTCAAGATGGCCCAGAACGTATTGATCGGGGTGGTGGCCTTTGTCCTGGCCCTTTACTTTGTGATGGTCGTTGAACGCAGGCCGGAGGAGCGTCCCAGCGCGGCTATTATCTGGCATCGTTTCCCTAAATTTGTCCTGGGTTTCATTCTGCTGTCAATCCTGACCTCGGTGAACCTGTTTTCCAAAGAGCAGATTAGCCTATTGAGCCTTTATTCCAAATGGTTCTTTGCCCTGGCCTTCTTCTGCATTGGCCTGGAACTCTCTACCAAAGAGATTGGCAAGATGGGCTGGCCGCCGGTTATCGTCTACCTCGCGGCCACCGTCTTCAATACCTGTCTGGCCTTGCTGGCGGCCTGGATTATCTTTGGCGTGTTTGGATTTTAG